A window of the Isosphaera pallida ATCC 43644 genome harbors these coding sequences:
- a CDS encoding glycosyltransferase — protein MTHDLPPVAVVLPTWNEADQIGRVLASLSRQTVRPAHVVVVDGGSTDHTVSLARQAGAEVIEVAEDHRGRGNQIAVGVASLPREFDLVLIAHADMEFPPDAVEAVARAFAAADHLAGGCLGHRFDAPERFFRALEWFNRLRAVWGVPFGDQAQFFRRSALETVGGFPSQPIMEDVELALRLLRLRSFVALERPVRVSTRDFRRHGIGGAMIRYAVFLTAYALGGPSACQAIHARYYAHHQMNKHINISSSHSIPGAS, from the coding sequence ATGACCCACGATTTGCCGCCGGTGGCGGTGGTGTTGCCGACCTGGAACGAGGCCGATCAGATCGGCCGGGTTCTGGCGAGTTTGTCCCGCCAGACAGTTCGACCCGCGCACGTCGTCGTGGTAGACGGTGGTTCCACTGACCACACGGTGTCCCTGGCCCGCCAGGCGGGAGCCGAGGTCATCGAGGTGGCGGAGGATCACCGAGGCCGAGGCAATCAAATCGCTGTGGGGGTCGCGTCGTTGCCGCGTGAATTTGACCTGGTGTTGATCGCTCACGCCGACATGGAGTTCCCTCCCGACGCGGTCGAGGCGGTGGCGCGTGCCTTCGCCGCCGCCGATCACCTTGCCGGAGGCTGCCTGGGACATCGGTTCGACGCGCCCGAACGGTTCTTCCGGGCGCTGGAGTGGTTCAACCGGTTGCGAGCTGTTTGGGGCGTGCCGTTTGGCGATCAAGCGCAGTTCTTCCGCCGCTCCGCCTTGGAGACGGTAGGGGGCTTTCCTTCTCAGCCGATTATGGAGGATGTCGAACTGGCGTTGCGGTTGCTGCGTCTCCGTTCGTTCGTAGCGTTGGAGCGTCCAGTGCGGGTCTCGACCCGCGACTTCCGACGTCACGGCATTGGGGGGGCGATGATCCGCTACGCGGTCTTTCTCACCGCCTACGCCTTGGGCGGGCCGTCAGCGTGCCAAGCGATTCATGCCCGCTACTACGCTCATCATCAAATGAACAAACATATAAATATTTCCTCAAGCCATTCGATCCCTGGGGCGTCATGA